The Hyalangium minutum genomic interval GGTTCTCGATGGCCGGAGGCATCGTGCCGGGCTGATGGATAAGGGTGTAGACGTCCGCGTCGGGGAACAGCTCGCAGAGGGCTTCGAGGACGCGCTCCCCACCGCGCAGGGTGACGAGCCAGTCATGAACGAGGGCGACCTTCACGGGCGACCTTCTACCATGAAGACGTACTCCTTAAGTGGCATCGTCTGGCGTCCCGTGCCCTCCCTAACCTGCTCCCTCGGCATGAACCACCGAGTGGTATCGGGAACATGATATTTTTCAGGAAGTCCGGCCACGTCGTGGCACTTCTCGCTTGCTCCATGGCGTGGGGGCATGCGCCTCGCGCCGAGGCACAGACTGCGCATATACGTCTGGCCAAGGCTGCGGATACCCAACGTCCTACCGTGCCGATGCGACTCCCACCAGAGTTTGCGGCAGCACTCCAGCTCTACGAACAGCTCGAGTATGAGGCAGCGTTGGAACAACTGGCTCGCGTGCGATCGGCCGCCGTAGACACGGAGGTACGGGCCCTCACATGGCTCTATGAAGGGATCATCCTCGCCAACCTCGGCCAGACGCACCGTTCGCGCGAGGCTTTTCGCGAGGGGATTCGCCTCCAACCCGCTTCCGTTCTGCCGATCGAGGTTTCGCCCAAGGTCGCCCAGCTCTTCCAGGACATTCGCAAGGAGGAGCATCGCAGGCCCAGCCCCAGCCCTTCGAAGCTCGTTGCGCTTGAGGCCCCCCAACCTTCCCCTTCTGAGGTCCCCTCCACGCCTCTCGTTGGTACCGCACCACCCACGTCATCTCAGGCAGAGGATGCGGTTTCTAAGACAGAGGTGCTGCCTTGGGTGCCGTCAGCGTCGCCACCGCTCGACAAGATCACCCCCGTGAACCCTTATCATGTGGTCTTTGCCGTCGGCAGCGGCATGGCCATCACAGGCATCGCTCTCTATGCAGTCCTGGACGCATCAAGTCCGACGAAGCACGGCAACCTCAAATTCGCAGCGGGAGTGAGCGGGCTCTGGGGGCTCGGACTCGCCGCCTTCGGAGGCGTTGGCTCGTGGGGGCAACAAGAACCTAAACCTGTCGGCTCGCTCCAAAGTCGGCGAGTCTTTGCCAGTGCACAATTTTCCTTCTGATGGTTTGTGATAAGAATCATGGTACATTTCAGTAAGTCGGACCTTGCCATGGCATTTCTCACCCTCTCCATGGTCTGGGGAACGGCTCCAAGAGCGGCTTCTCCCTCTTCGCGGATGCAACCGACGAGTACGGATTCCCACAGTCCCGATTCAACGAAGAAGCACCTTCCAACAGCGCTTGCTGTAGCGCTCCGCCTATACGAGCGCCTTGAATATGAACAAGCACTTGAGCAGTTAGCTCGCTCGAAATCGGCGACCTGGGACACCGATGTGCGTGTGCTCGCTTGGCTCTATGAGGGAATCATTCTTGCCAACCTCGGCTATGCAGACCGCTCTCGTGAAGCTTTTCGCGAGGGACTCCGCCTCCATCCATCCTCTGTCCTGCCCATCGAGGTCTCACCTAAGATCGCCCAACTCTTCCAGGACGTTCGCCATGAAGTGCAACAAGAAACCTCAGCATCACCTCTACCGAAGGCGTTGGAACTCCCCTCTGTTCCTCCTGTCGATAAGCAAGCAGAGCAATCTCCGCCTTCGATTGAAAACCACAACCCCTCTCCTGAGCCACGTCAGGCGGAGGCTACAGACAGTAGTCCAAAGCTTGCTCCCTGGGCACCAACGTCTCCTTCCAAGCCAGAAGAAAGCCGCTTCGTGAAAAGCCACCACGTGGCGTTTGCCCTTGGGGGGCTCCTCGCATCTACCGGCATCGTGCTACTGGCGACCATGGGCTCCGCACATCCCGAGGACAAATCCACGCACCTGCTCACGGGCAGCATTGCTGTCGTGGGAGGACTGAATCTCATTGCCTTTGGGGCAACCACTGCAATGGGACAACGCAGCCCCCAAACCGTGGGTCCTCTCCAGCGCCGGTATGCCTCTGTCGGTGCTCAGTTGTCCTTCTAGTCCTCCGAAATGAACATCGGACGCTACGAGGTCATTCGAAAGCTCGCCACGGGTGGCATGGCCGAGGTCTTCCTCGCCAAAGTGGCAGGCCCATTCGGCTTCGAGAAGACTCTTGTAGTCAAAAGGATCCTGCCTCACTTGGCGGATGAGCCCGCCTT includes:
- a CDS encoding tetratricopeptide repeat protein, with protein sequence MPMRLPPEFAAALQLYEQLEYEAALEQLARVRSAAVDTEVRALTWLYEGIILANLGQTHRSREAFREGIRLQPASVLPIEVSPKVAQLFQDIRKEEHRRPSPSPSKLVALEAPQPSPSEVPSTPLVGTAPPTSSQAEDAVSKTEVLPWVPSASPPLDKITPVNPYHVVFAVGSGMAITGIALYAVLDASSPTKHGNLKFAAGVSGLWGLGLAAFGGVGSWGQQEPKPVGSLQSRRVFASAQFSF